AGGTGACCACCAGACAGTCGGGGGACCCCAAAAGGGGTACGGGTAGTCTTTTCAATTGAGACGATGGTAAAGAATTGTACctgtaaaaaaacacaacaattttTGCCCTTGTAGACCATTTTTGTGCACAAAAACATACCTGCGACTTCTCTTTACAGACTTGTTCTCCCACGGCGGATCCAAAACGATGACGTCAAACTTGCGTCCACCTGCGAGGACAGATCACTTTTTAACAGTTTCTTCATTTTGAGGACTTTTCAACTTACACTGCAGGAGGGGTCGCATCCGGGAGAAATCTGAAAGTAAAAATCCAGCGCGGGGGGGAATGATGTATTCGTCTCCCATTAACACCGTCAATGCCGCCTGTTCTGATGGGTTCTCTGTCACGTAGGAGAACAAGTCCAGGTGGGACACGTCGCCATCTTCGAGGAACTGGACGGAACTCTCCTGGTTGTCATCCTCCACCAATGGGAGCTCTTTGGCCATGTCGCACAAGCTTGCCAGGTTGCACTCGTGGCATGGAGGGATATCATCTACTCCATCCAGATCTCCTTGAAGGTACCCCACACATGCAGCAGACTCCACCAGGGATTTGGTTCCTTCCAAAATAACATGTCGAACCTGCGTGGAAACATTTTTAGTCATTCTTTAATCTTTCCAGCGTAATTTATCCCAATTTACCTTCTCATGAAATGCTATGGAATCCTTCTCCCCATGGTTGAGTTCACATTGCTTGCGCTTCCGCTTCTAAAAGTAAAAGTCAATGTTAATCATTGAAAcctgaacatttattttgatttactcGTTTACATTTGTATATTCCTCATTTGAAGTTGAAAAGTTACCTTTTGTGGCTTTTCTACATTCTGGCAAGCGTCCTGGTTTTTATGATCAGGGTTATTATTTTTACCCGTACTTCCATAGCGGTTCAAAAGCCGGAAGTACTGCCTTTTAAAGCGTCCTACCGTTTCCGTGCGTGCTTCGCTTCGCCGTCTAAAACAGCTCACGTAGCCCTGGTCGATGAGCCTACACGCGTCCAACAACCACCCGTGTGTGCTTTCAACCACCACTGACATTGTGCAAATATTAAAGAGAAATAATGAGCAAGTTTTGGCACAAAATTGCTGTTTTACGAGAGTTAGCTTCAGCTCAAGCTGGTTCTCATTAGCCTCGAACTCAGTATTGGGGTGGTGCGTTCTTGGAACTCGGAAATTAGAAAATCCAGACCTTTACACAGGAATTTCGGAATTCTCCTTTAACGCGTTGGTTTTATGTCTATatacgtttttatttattgctaAGAAACTCTTTTGTAGTGGTTGTTTGTATTCTTTAACGGTTTACGCTCCACTGAATCAGAACTACATGTCGTGATTTCCAATTTTTCCTAGCACAACATTTGAGCCGAGTAAGCTGATTGGCTCGTTATTTACTTTCGCTTTGGGAATACGGAAGTAAACGGTGACGCTTGTTTTAACTATGTAACGCCCATAAAGTCACGTTTGAGGAGAAACTTTTGCCAAGATAAGTTTTCCAGAACATTTCCTTAAATTGAGTTAGACATGTTTTCcacctaaaatatatatatacgtatataattTTTATTAGCCGTTAGTACTCGGtagcccaaaaatatatatcggTACTTTTTCTTCACTATATTGGTTTGCTCATTTTCGTGTGCCGCCCTTTAGTGTCTCAATTGTTCCACAACAAATGAATAGTCAATTATTTACGGTTTCGTAATAATAAACTCTTGTTGTTATTATCTAGAGTGCCTCATGCTTTTCCAAGAGTGATGGGGAGTGACGTCATGAAAAAGgcgtgtgtggatgtgtgtgcatgtgtgtgtgtgtgcgtgtgtgtgcgtgtgcttgCGTGCGTGCGTTACAATGCTTATGGGGGGGTACACCCAAAACGTCACATTCAAGCACGGAGTGCTCAAATACTCTCCGCCTTTCTTTCAGTTCTGAAACAGAAATGTGGACATCTGAAGCCATGAAGAAGTTTTCCTTCTATCTTCCTTCCATCCTGGTCCTTTTTTTAACAAGAGCCCAAGTTGCAAGAGGGACACCCTTCCGACATGGGCACTCTGCTGCAGAAATACGCCAACGGAACAAGtaagtcccccccaaaaaagcattaTCTGATACATGATCCGTCAGGCAAGCGTGAGTAATTGAGCATTTTCCACCGCAGGAACTGGTGCGCGCACGTCGTGCACAAGAACATCACCTGCGCAGTCGTGGGGGGTTCGGAAACTTTCACACAACCGGACTTTCTCCCTTGCCCCCCAGAAATGATGGACTGTCCACCGCAAGTCATGTAAGCACACAACAATTTTCAGCAGTGAATTAGCGGATATCGTATTGATACcacgtttaaaaataaatactaaatggCCGCATACTTGGTAAAATTAGAAAAGCCGCTTAACTCattgacttccaatcacattgctagacgtccaatcgatttgaaatgggaggaatggcatcaaatgaatgaacaatcgTGCGGCCACGCCCAcacttcaaatggactggacgtctagaAGCGATAAACTAATTGGTGGGGGGGTGcctcttggccagaggaagaactcattttattttttaactcaatGACTTCCATTGAGGGcactcgacgtccaatccatttgaagtgggaaggtgGCAGAGAAGTTCCTTTTTTCGCTGCCACAATCTCACCTCAAACGGATGTGACGTCTACTAGCGGAATCATGGAAACGCGATATCGACAAGTACGTATTGCGCAACTCAGAAGCGTTATTCCTCAGCAGTCTCTGAGACCGAGGATGTCATTTCTGCGCCCAATCCATGCCGTTTTTTTCCTAGATACCGTACGCACTTCAGGCCGACGTACAAGCTGGACTACAAGACGGTCACGGAGCTCCAGTGGAGGTGCTGTCCGGGCTACCGTGGCCACGACTGCACGGAAGCGAAAATGGGCGCCAACCAGGTGGAGCGACATCCCGAAAGTCAGGCGCCGTCCGTCATCGGACGTCACCCGACTGGGCGCACGGACCACCGGGTTAACCGTACGCGAGAAGGTACCGGTCTGGACGCCGAGGTGCAGAAACTGTCCCAGATGGTGCTGGACATGCAGACCAGGATAACCGACATGTCGTCCAATCTGAGGCATGACTTCCAGGAGGACGCCAGCAAGATGCTCAGCGTTCTTCTCCTGGGCCAGCTGGGGCAGCCCGCCAGCGCTACGGGCGCCCAGCCCAGGACCGTCGACTTGTTCTCCCTGGACCAGCTCGGGGACAAGATTAGCCTCCTGGAGAGCAGGAGCGACACCTGGAATGATCTGGAGGAACGCGTTAACAAACACGAGGGGCAAATCCAAGGTCTCGTGAAGGAGCCTTCCGCTCACGTGGACGAGAGCATTCAATCCTTGAGAAAAGAGCTCATGGAGGGCCTGGACATCAAACTGTCAGACCTGAAGAACTCCTGCGATTATAAGATCATGTCCGTGCACCACGAGTGCGAAGACCAGGAAGAGAATTACCTGGGTCTGATCGAGCTCATGGACTCCAAAGAAAGAGAGCTAAGACACCAAATCCAGGAAGTGAAGACTGAGCTGCAAGAATCCAGAAGCAGACAGGTCCCAGACTGGGTTGTGGACAAACTTGAGCAACTTGTGAATTCTTCTAGGGCGGGACAGACCTGGAACAGAGAGCAGAAAGAAGTCATCCAGGACTTGACGGAGAAGCTGACCTCCATAGAGAACCGGGTTTCTGACACCGAACGACAGACTCGGGGAGAAGACTCCTTTGGGGACTCTCTTCAAACTTTGAAGGACACGGTGAAGGTCTTGGAACTTGGACTCCGCGAGAAAAACTCCTCGGAGAACGGTCAAAACGGGCTTCTGGAAAAAATTCAAGGCTTGGAGGACCGTCTCGTAAACCTGGAGAACCGATGTGGCCTACTCAAAAGTTTTGCAGGCGGACCAGACCTGGAAACTGCGAACCGATCCGCCGACCTGAGTCGGTCGGAGGTCGACAGGTGCCAGAAGCTATTGAAGGATGTCACCAAAGATCTCCATAACCACACAGGTAACAACTAGTATTATTAGTTATGGATCTGCGTGAGTTttgctcatttatttttgaatgccCTTGAACCAGATtcaacgtgtgcggtcgattggtcgccggtcttttggtcgccgttcttttggtcgctgttcttttggtcgcggtcttttggtcgcggtcttttggtcgccccaaccgcgacaacgggcgaccaaaagaccggcgaccaaaagaccggcgaccaatcgactgtgtaccatATTCAACC
This Stigmatopora argus isolate UIUO_Sarg chromosome 17, RoL_Sarg_1.0, whole genome shotgun sequence DNA region includes the following protein-coding sequences:
- the emilin2b gene encoding EMILIN-2 → MCVCVRVCACACVRALQCLWGGTPKTSHSSTECSNTLRLSFSSETEMWTSEAMKKFSFYLPSILVLFLTRAQVARGTPFRHGHSAAEIRQRNKNWCAHVVHKNITCAVVGGSETFTQPDFLPCPPEMMDCPPQVIYRTHFRPTYKLDYKTVTELQWRCCPGYRGHDCTEAKMGANQVERHPESQAPSVIGRHPTGRTDHRVNRTREGTGLDAEVQKLSQMVLDMQTRITDMSSNLRHDFQEDASKMLSVLLLGQLGQPASATGAQPRTVDLFSLDQLGDKISLLESRSDTWNDLEERVNKHEGQIQGLVKEPSAHVDESIQSLRKELMEGLDIKLSDLKNSCDYKIMSVHHECEDQEENYLGLIELMDSKERELRHQIQEVKTELQESRSRQVPDWVVDKLEQLVNSSRAGQTWNREQKEVIQDLTEKLTSIENRVSDTERQTRGEDSFGDSLQTLKDTVKVLELGLREKNSSENGQNGLLEKIQGLEDRLVNLENRCGLLKSFAGGPDLETANRSADLSRSEVDRCQKLLKDVTKDLHNHTEAEAGSTLMASQDRLDTPPKPPLATESGQAGPPGRMTMSSKLPKGMDGSTAPVLGFAGAPAIPVKITEPLPSTLPPIAAEALAWNKDQKISFSVTLTLPPVLHEAGVIRFDAVLLNDGGHYDPETGFFTAPVDGRYLLSVILAAQPDIKMEAALLVDRRVIHVLGSGAGAALEPCSGLCAPAALTLVVPVKRGEQVALRLTSGKLASGRVRSSFSGVLLYPSSR
- the mettl4 gene encoding N(6)-adenine-specific methyltransferase METTL4, with protein sequence MSVVVESTHGWLLDACRLIDQGYVSCFRRRSEARTETVGRFKRQYFRLLNRYGSTGKNNNPDHKNQDACQNVEKPQKKRKRKQCELNHGEKDSIAFHEKVRHVILEGTKSLVESAACVGYLQGDLDGVDDIPPCHECNLASLCDMAKELPLVEDDNQESSVQFLEDGDVSHLDLFSYVTENPSEQAALTVLMGDEYIIPPRAGFLLSDFSRMRPLLQCGRKFDVIVLDPPWENKSVKRSRRYNSLPSSQLKRLPVPLLGSPDCLVVTWVTNRPSHLRFVRDELYPQWGVEPVAQWFWVKVSADGHFVFPLDSPHKKPYEVIVLGRFRRESQTSPSETRVVEVAPVPDQRLIVSVPSALHSHKPSLAEVLKPYTKADAKCLELFARSLQPGWTSWGNEVLRFQHSSYFTLTPASH